From a region of the Impatiens glandulifera chromosome 4, dImpGla2.1, whole genome shotgun sequence genome:
- the LOC124935383 gene encoding ornithine decarboxylase-like, protein MDNGKKTTEISKNGINDFIKSIILSDPYTKETKEPFFVLDLGMVTSLMAIWKENLPTIRPFYAVKCNPNLSLLTHMETLGANFDCASQKEIELILSLGISPNRIIFANPCKPDTHIRYASKTGVTRTTFDSVYEVEKIKKNYPDGNCQLLIRVKPIHDYGSARCPLGAKYGALPNEVEPLLKAAKLSGLDVVGVSFHIGSGDADCRSYHSAISAARDVFDTATKLGFPRMRVLNIGGGFTAGSQFIEAAEAVNFAIQTYFKDEPDLEIIAEPGRYFAEHPFTLAANVIGKRVRGELREYYINDGLYGSFNCIQYDHAVITVKAFMVESDPENVNGFGSMTYGSTVFGPTCDALDTVVEGYELPEMEIGDWMVFPNIGAYSSASGSNFNGFKGVGLSTHLVYSKGG, encoded by the coding sequence ATGGACAATGGAAAGAAAACTACAGAGATTTCTAAAAATGGGATTAACGATTTCATCAAATCTATCATCCTTTCCGATCCTTATACAAAGGAAACTAAAGAACCCTTTTTCGTTCTCGATTTAGGCATGGTTACATCTCTCATGGCTATATGGAAAGAAAATCTCCCCACCATCCGCCCTTTCTACGCCGTCAAATGTAACCCTAACCTTTCTTTACTCACCCACATGGAAACCCTAGGCGCCAACTTCGACTGCGCTAGCCAAAAAGAGATCGAACTCATCCTTTCTCTAGGAATCTCTCCAAACCGGATCATATTCGCAAACCCATGTAAACCCGATACCCATATTCGCTATGCATCCAAAACGGGTGTCACAAGAACCACATTCGATTCCGTTTACGAGGTTGAAAAGATCAAAAAGAACTACCCGGATGGTAACTGTCAACTCTTAATCCGGGTCAAACCCATACACGATTACGGGTCGGCTAGATGCCCGTTGGGAGCGAAATACGGCGCCCTACCGAACGAAGTCGAGCCGCTTCTAAAAGCGGCCAAACTCTCCGGGCTAGACGTGGTCGGCGTCTCGTTTCATATAGGCAGCGGCGACGCAGACTGCCGATCGTACCACTCGGCTATCTCAGCCGCTCGAGACGTATTCGACACGGCGACAAAACTAGGGTTTCCAAGGATGCGGGTTTTAAACATTGGCGGCGGATTCACAGCCGGTTCACAATTCATAGAAGCAGCCGAAGCTGTGAACTTTGCTATCCAAACCTATTTCAAAGACGAACCGGATCTTGAAATAATTGCCGAACCGGGTCGGTACTTTGCGGAGCACCCGTTTACATTGGCGGCGAATGTTATTGGGAAACGTGTGAGAGGGGAGTTAAGAGAGTATTATATAAACGACGGGCTTTACGGGTCGTTTAATTGTATACAATATGATCATGCGGTTATTACGGTGAAGGCATTTATGGTTGAGTCGGATCCGGAGAATGTAAATGGGTTCGGGTCAATGACATATGGGTCGACTGTTTTTGGCCCGACTTGTGATGCACTTGATACGGTGGTGGAAGGTTATGAGCTGCCGGAGATGGAGATCGGAGATTGGATGGTGTTCCCTAATATCGGGGCTTATTCGTCGGCTTCTGGATCGAATTTTAATGGTTTTAAAGGTGTTGGACTTTCAACTCATTTGGTTTATTCTAAGGGTGGCTAA
- the LOC124936912 gene encoding lysine-rich arabinogalactan protein 19-like has product MAYSPFLWLCFLTYLSLSLAQPPAAAPSTLPTPNTPPATTPSALPTPNPPSIAPQIASNTPIPISSPSSSTPISSPPSPPPQTPPPTLPPSPIISPPPPVLPPALPPTQESPAPVPLPPISTPAPTPFLLPPVPAPAPGKHKRKRKHKHRRHHAPAPAPTPPSPPAPPAITVSDDDTPAPSPSSNLNGGSSFQEQGDKFRIWVKVAVAIAAFIITIG; this is encoded by the exons ATGGCTTATTCTCCCTTCTTATGGCTATGCTTTCTCACCTACCTCAGCCTCTCCCTTGCTCAACCTCCGGCCGCCGCCCCTTCCACCTTACCAACACCAAACACACCTCCGGCCACCACCCCTTCCGCCTTACCAACACCAAATCCGCCTTCAATCGCACCACAAATTGCTAGCAATACTCCAATTCCGATATCATCACCATCATCTTCAACACCAATTTCCTCACCACCTTCTCCTCCACCTCAAACTCCGCCACCAACATTACCACCATCACCCATAATCTCTCCACCACCTCCGGTCCTCCCTCCGGCTCTCCCGCCAACACAAGAATCCCCTGCTCCCGTCCCATTGCCACCAATCTCAACTCCAGCTCCGACACCATTCCTCCTTCCTCCGGTTCCAGCTCCAGCTCCCGGGAAAcacaagaggaagaggaagcaTAAGCACCGGAGACATCATGCTCCAGCACCGGCACCCACACCTCCAAGTCCTCCGGCACCTCCGGCGATTACGGTCTCCGATGACGACACACCGGCACCTTCACCATCTTCGAATTTG AATGGAGGGAGTTCATTTCAAGAACAGGGTGATAAATTCAGGATATGGGTGAAGGTTGCAGTTGCAATTGCTGCTTTCATTATAACCATCGgataa
- the LOC124935876 gene encoding phosphoenolpyruvate carboxylase 4-like: MTDTTDEIAGEISFQGFEDDCRLLGSLLKDVLQREVGSKFMGKLERIRVLSQGACNVRLAGIEDTAQLLEKQLASEMSTMTLDEVLTLSRAFSHYLNLMGIAETHHRLRKTRGVAHLSKSCDDIFNQLIQGGVSQEKLYNTVCNQEVEIVLTAHPTQINRRTLQYKHIRLAHLLDYNDRPDLTFEDRDMLIEDLVREITSIWQTDELRRHKPTPVDEARAGLHIVEQSLWKAVPLYLRRVSNALKKHTGKPLPLTCTPIKFGAWMGGDRDGNPNVTAKVTKDVSLLSRWMAIDLYIREVDHLRFELSMDRCNDRLSRLAQEISEKETAAASDDRHERWSQTKPGLPTYLPPNAAMPPCTEFKNEASTYPRLEVPGTEYKPHGIATDGRRSQKPEAIQETSKIGRNKSTDQLNPNNALPPASPSVKSNAASAAASASFNSTQLQSQRKVFAESQMGRTSFQKLLEPSVALRPTLVPYRVVLGNIKETLMKTRKRLELLLEDLPCEQDSWDYYESPDQFLEPLLLCYESLQSCGSGALADGRLADLIRRVCTFGMNLMKLDLRQESGRHAETIDSITTYLDMGVYSEWDEDKKLDFLTRELKSKRPLVPPTIEVPPDVKEVLDTFRVAAELGSDSLGAYVISMASNASDVLAVELLQKDARLTVSGELSKPCPGGTLRVVPLFETVKDLQAAGPAIRKLLSIEWYRDHVIKNHNAHQEVMVGYSDSGKDAGRFTAAWELYKAQEDVVAACNEFGIKVTLFHGRGGSIGRGGGPTYLAIQSQPPGSVMGTLRSTEQGEMVQAKFGLPQTAVRQLEIYTTAVLLATLRPPQQPREAKWRTIMDDISKVSCQSYRSVVYENPEFITYFNEATPQAELGFLNIGSRPTRRKSSGGIGSLRAIPWVFAWTQTRFVLPAWLGVGAGLKSVCDKGNTEELKAMYKEWPFFQCTVDLIEMILGKADPNIAKHYDEVLVSESRRKIGDDLRNELLSTQKTVLAITGHEKLLKNNKSLRRLIESRLPYLNPINMLQVEILRRLRRDEDNVKLRDTLLISINGIAAGMRNTG, from the exons ATGACGGACACTACAGATGAAATCGCAGGGGAAATTTCATTCCAAGGATTTGAAGATGACTGTAGGTTATTGGGTAGTTTGCTAAAAGATGTCTTACAAAGAGAAGTTGGGTCTAAGTTCATGGGAAAGCTTGAAAGGATTCGAGTTCTTTCTCAG GGAGCTTGTAATGTTAGGCTAGCGGGTATAGAAGATACAGCTCAACTTCTTGAGAAACAACTTGCTTCAGAAATGTCTACAATGACACTAGATGAAGTTCTTACACTTTCTCGAGCTTTCAGTCATTATCTTAATCTAATGGGTATTGCTGAGACCCATCACAG GCTTAGAAAAACAAGGGGGGTTGCGCATCTATCGAAATCTTGTGATGATATATTTAATCAGCTTATACAAGGTGGAGTTTCACAAGAAAAGCTCTACAATACTGTCTGCAATCAG GAGGTTGAAATTGTTCTAACTGCACACCCCACTCAAATCAACAGGCGTACATTACAGTACAAACACATCAGACTCGCG CATCTTTTGGATTATAATGACAGACCTGATCTGACTTTTGAGGATCGAGATATGTTGATTGAAGACCTG GTGAGGGAGATCACTTCAATATGGCAAACTGATGAATTGAGACGTCATAAACCTACACCTGTTGATGAAGCTAGAGCTGGTTTACATATTGTAGAACAATCCCTTTGGAAAGCAGTGCCTCTTTATTTACGTCGCGTCAGCAATGCACTTAAGAAG CATACTGGAAAACCATTACCATTGACATGCACACCAATCAAATTTGGAGCTTGGATGGGAGGTGACAGAGATGGAAATCCAAATGTTACTGCAAAG GTAACCAAGGATGTTTCGCTATTATCTAGATGGATGGCTATTGATCTCTATATTCGAGAGGTCGATCATCTAAGATTTGAACTCTCGATGGATAGATGCAACGATAGGTTGTCAAGATTAGCCCAGGAAATTTCAGAAAAAG AAACTGCAGCCGCAAGTGATGATCGACACGAGAGATGGAGCCAAACGAAGCCTGGTCTTCCAACTTATCTTCCACCTAATGCTGCCATGCCTCCTTGCACAG AGTTCAAGAACGAGGCATCAACTTATCCCAGGCTAGAAGTTCCTGGAACTGAATACAAGCCACATGGAATTGCG ACGGACGGAAGGAGATCTCAAAAACCAGAGGCTATCCAGGAAACAAGTAAAATTGGTCGGAATAAATCTACAGATCAGTTGAATCCAAACAACGCACTTCCACCTGCATCACCCAGTGTAAAATCCAACGCTGCATCTGCTGCAGCTTCTGCGTCTTTCAATTCAACTCAACTCCAATCACAGAGGAAAGTATTTGCTGAATCTCAGATGGGTAGGACAAGTTTCCAGAAGCTTCTAGAGCCAAGCGTAGCTCTACGTCCCACATTGGTTCCTTATAGAGTTGTTCTTGGGAACATTAAAGAAACT TTGATGAAAACCAGGAAGCGGTTGGAACTTCTTCTGGAGGATCTTCCTTGTGAGCAAGATTCATGGGATTACTATGAATCACCTGACCAATTTCTAGAACCACTTCTTTTATGCTATGAATCTCTG CAATCATGTGGATCTGGTGCTCTAGCTGATGGAAGGCTTGCTGATCTTATTCGACGAGTATGCACATTTGGAATGAATCTAATGAAGCTTGATCTGCGTCAG GAATCAGGAAGACATGCAGAAACGATTGATTCAATTACAACATATCTGGATATGGGTGTGTATAGTGAATGGGATGAAGATAAAAAGTTGGATTTTTTGACAAGAGAACTAAAGAGCAAGCGCCCTCTTGTTCCTCCCACCATTGAG GTTCCTCCAGACGTTAAAGAAGTTCTTGATACGTTTCGAGTCGCTGCTGAGCTAGGAAGCGATTCGTTAGGAGCATACGTGATTTCCATGGCCTCAAAT GCGAGCGATGTTCTTGCTGTAGAGCTTTTGCAGAAAGATGCTCGTCTTACGGTTTCAGGGGAGCTAAGCAAGCCATGCCCGGGTGGCAC ATTACGGGTGGTTCCATTGTTTGAAACGGTGAAAGACTTACAGGCAGCTGGTCCGGCTATTCGAAAATTGTTGTCGATTGAATGGTACCGAGATCACGTCATTAAAAACCACAATGCACATCAAGAG gTGATGGTTGGATATTCTGATTCTGGGAAAGATGCTGGTCGGTTTACTGCTGCATGGGAACTTTACAAAGCTCAGGAAGATGTCGTAGCGGCTTGCAATGAGTTTGGAATCAAGGTTACTCTGTTTCATGGTCGAGGCGGGAGTATAGGCCGAGGTGGAGGACCCACATATCTCGCCATTCAATCACAGCCTCCCGGTTCTGTAATG GGAACATTACGGTCAACCGAACAAGGAGAAATGGTGCAAGCGAAATTCGGGCTACCTCAAACCGCGGTTCGTCAACTAGAAATCTACACAACCGCGGTCCTTTTAGCTACTCTCCGCCCTCCCCAGCAGCCACGAGAGGCAAAATGGAGAACTATAATGGACGATATCTCAAAAGTAAGCTGCCAGAGCTATCGTAGCGTAGTCTACGAGAATCCCGAGTTCATCACCTATTTCAACGAAGCCACTCCACAAGCTGAGCTTGGATTCCTAAACATTGGTTCCCGCCCAACTAGAAGGAAGAGCTCTGGAGGAATAGGTAGTCTACGCGCCATCCCATGGGTGTTCGCGTGGACTCAAACTAGATTCGTTCTTCCTGCATGGCTCGGAGTTGGAGCAGGGCTGAAAAGTGTTTGCGATAAGGGAAACACCGAAGAACTAAAGGCAATGTATAAAGAGTGGCCTTTCTTTCAATGTACAGTTGATCTAATCGAAATGATATTAGGGAAAGCTGACCCGAATATAGCTAAGCATTACGACGAAGTCTTGGTTTCAGAGAGTAGGCGAAAAATCGGTGATGATTTGAGGAATGAGCTTTTATCGACTCAAAAAACGGTTCTGGCTATAACGGGTCATGAGAAGCTTCTTAAGAACAATAAAAGCTTGCGAAGGCTGATTGAGAGTCGGCTTCCTTATTTGAACCCGATAAATATGTTGCAAGTTGAAATATTGAGAAGGTTAAGACGCGACGAGGATAATGTGAAGCTGAGGGATACTCTATTGATTTCGATTAATGGGATTGCTGCTGGAATGAGGAATACTGGTTGA